The proteins below are encoded in one region of Aquisphaera giovannonii:
- a CDS encoding single-stranded DNA-binding protein, whose amino-acid sequence MADLNKVFLMGRLTFDPELRRTPSGTAVAELRMATSRGWTDREGGRREETLFIDVTVWDRAAENCCQYLRKGSQIHVEGSLKMDTWEDKTTGQKREKIRVHADRVQFLDSKRSDSGGGGDYGSGDDEAAPAPPPREPARRSSGPPNGAGATRGGYSQSSRPSRPPVEPEQEEDDIPF is encoded by the coding sequence ATGGCCGATCTGAACAAGGTGTTTCTCATGGGTCGACTGACGTTCGACCCCGAGCTGCGACGCACCCCCAGCGGCACGGCCGTGGCCGAGCTCCGCATGGCGACCAGCCGCGGGTGGACCGATCGCGAAGGCGGCCGGCGCGAGGAGACTCTGTTCATCGACGTCACCGTGTGGGATCGCGCCGCCGAGAACTGCTGCCAGTACCTCCGCAAGGGGAGCCAGATCCACGTGGAAGGCTCCCTGAAGATGGATACCTGGGAGGACAAGACGACCGGCCAGAAGCGGGAGAAGATCCGCGTCCACGCCGATCGCGTGCAGTTCCTCGACTCCAAGCGGTCCGATTCGGGCGGCGGCGGCGACTACGGCAGCGGCGACGACGAGGCGGCCCCCGCCCCTCCCCCGCGCGAGCCCGCCAGGCGTTCGTCCGGCCCGCCCAACGGCGCCGGCGCGACGCGGGGCGGCTACTCCCAGAGTTCCCGCCCGAGCCGGCCTCCGGTCGAGCCCGAGCAGGAAGAAGACGACATCCCGTTCTGA